The following are encoded in a window of Phaseolus vulgaris cultivar G19833 chromosome 3, P. vulgaris v2.0, whole genome shotgun sequence genomic DNA:
- the LOC137807613 gene encoding protein transport protein Sec61 subunit beta-like, with protein sequence MARGASQSQSTASAATTRPGVMAPRGSAAATAGMRRRRLGAGSSSASVGSGSGSGGSNMLRFYTDDAPGLKISPTVVLVMSLCFIGFVTALHVFGKLYRYRSGVGV encoded by the coding sequence ATGGCGAGAGGCGCATCGCAATCTCAATCAACAGCGTCCGCGGCCACCACGCGACCGGGCGTGATGGCTCCGCGCGGCTCCGCTGCCGCCACCGCCGGGATGCGCCGTCGCCGCCTCGGAGCCGGTAGCAGCTCCGCTTCGGTAGGAAGCGGTTCCGGCAGCGGAGGAAGCAACATGCTGCGGTTCTACACCGACGATGCTCCGGGCCTCAAGATCTCGCCGACGGTGGTGCTCGTAATGAGCCTCTGCTTCATCGGCTTTGTCACCGCGCTGCACGTGTTCGGCAAGCTCTACCGCTATCGATCCGGCGTCGGCGTATGA
- the LOC137807614 gene encoding uncharacterized protein: MKPSFVIFLLLLSLLLAQTQGIRLGKVSLPVQQQKQQNGESTLLKRSNTDAEEETVLCNKDKECTGKLKNRKLVTTSVSTTQSLSKNVEESKAEDLVNENSRNVNTVRSWKQKNVPEEHNHELVEITEMDYSPAKRKPPIHN; this comes from the exons atgaaACCTTCTTTTGTgatctttcttcttcttttgtcaCTCCTCCTTGCACAAACTCAAG GGATTCGTTTGGGGAAAGTGTCTTTACCAGTTCAGCAACAGAAACAGCAA AATGGAGAAAGTACTTTGCTGAAAAGAAGTAACACTGATGCTGAGGAAGAAACTGTTCTCTGCAACAAAGACAAGGAATGCACAG GAAAGTTAAAGAATAGGAAACTCGTTACAACTTCAGTTTCTACAAcccaatccctctcaaag AATGTGGAAGAATCCAAGGCTGAAGACTTGGTGAATGAGAATAGTAGAAATGTGAATACAGTGAGGTCTTGGAAGCAGAAAAATGTTCCTGAGGAGCACAACCATGAGCTGGTAGAGATAACTGAGATGGACTATTCTCCAGCAAAGAGAAAGCCTCCCATACACAACTGA